The following is a genomic window from Sutcliffiella horikoshii.
ATCTCTCGGGACTTTCTTTTCCAATCTAGCCTAGAGCTTGCGATGCAGTTTCCACATATCACGATAAAAGCGGTTTGTGGAGATTATACGGCTCCGCTGACCTTGCCGTTAGAGGCGAATGGCAAAAAGGTGATTTTCTTCCCGGGGTCTACCATCGGAAACTTTGAGCCGGTGGAGGTACGGAATTTCCTGATGAAGTCAGCTAAGCTTTTAGACGAAGGGGATGGCTTCCTCATTGGTGTTGACACGAAAAAGGACACTGAAATACTGGAACGTGCCTACGATGACGCGAAGGGTGTTACGGCTGCTTTCAATCTTAATCTCCTGACAAGACTGAACAGGGAGCTTGGGGGGAATTTTAACGAAGAGCAGTTCGAACATCTTGCCTATTATAACGAGGAAAAAGGTCGTATTGAAATGCACCTCGAAAGTCAACGTAATCAACTAGTAACCATTGGAGATCATGAGTTTTCTTTCCTAGAAGGCGAAACCATTCACACGGAAAACTCCTACAAATATTCGATTGGTCAGTTCCAAACGATGGCATTGGAATGCGGATTCAGGCCTAGCAAAGTGTGGACGGATGACGAAGAGAAATTCAGTGTGCATTATTTAGAAAAATAAACGTAAAAAAACAGTGCCAACTGTAGAATCGGCACTGTTTTTTCATTTTAATTAAAACTGTGGTGCTCTTGGATTGTCATTCACAGACCAGCCTTCATAAAGGCCGATATCGTCAAATGCACTCAAGAAAGCATTATATTCGTCGCTGCCCTCGCCATAAAGGTCAATGGCAGATTGTAAGATTGCTTCGCGGAACTCTGCAAAAGAAGCGTCATAGTGGAGGTAGTCATACGCGCGGTACCAAGTGTCCGCAACCACTGTTCTGCCCATGCCATATTCTTCTGCTACAAGGTAGGCGGAGTGCTGAAGGATTGTACAATTGATGTGTACGCCACCGTTATCCATGTTCGCAGGAAGGTAGTAATACTCATCCATGTGAGCCGGGTAGCGACCTTCGCCGTCAATGCTGTAAGGCCAGTACACAGCACCTGTTGGAAATTTACCTGGATCTTCGTTGCTTCGAAGGGCGGTTCTGCCGTTCGCTAACCATTCTTCACCCATGATGTCCTCTCCAACATCCCAGTTGCTGTCGTCTACTAAAGCAGCAAATGTATCAGAGTAGGCTTCATTAATGGCACCTGTTTCAAAACGGTAGCGAAGTCCGCCATTGTAATGCGTGATACCGTGTACCATTTCGTGCGCTGTTACATCAAGAGCAGCAAGCGGAATGAATTGCTGTCCGTCGCCATCTCCGTAAGTCATCATCGCGATTCCGTTACTCCAGAAGGCATTGTTATACTCTTTCCAATAGTGAACGCGGGAATTGATGGCCATCCCGTTTCCATCTAAAGAGTTACGGCCATGCTCATTTAAGAAATAGTCATACACGATACGGGAATTGGAGTGCGCGTCCACTGCAGGACCTTGTCCAACGGTTTCCCATGTGCTGCTGTCCCCAGTGTATTCTACATCTTTCCATGCAGCGCTTTTATTAGAATATAACCACATCTGGTTGGACGTGTTTTTCATATTGTAAGTGAAAATTCCATCCATATCTGGAGTGGTGTAATCAGCAAGGAAGAATTGAGTCCCTTGTCCACTTCCAGGGACATTCCCGTGTGAAAGATTTAACAACTTTGTCAATCCAGTCGTACCTAAGCCAGAACCACGTGCGGGCTTTAATTTCCCAGCATTCTCCACAGCTTTTGGATTTGGTCCTTGCTCTACTTTTAAAGCAGAAGAGCCTTCGACGTTGTTCGTGCCAATGATGTCTTCAAAGAAACCAAAGCCAGTCATTGCGTTATATCGATCTAGCACTTTCCCATTGTGGGCATCCACATACACATACCAGTTACCAGCTTCGCCTTCGAAAAACTCTAGATTTACTCGGTAAGCAAGATGATAGTCTTTTTCAAGTGGATAGATTACTAGCTCAGAGGACTCAACCGGAACTTCAGCAGGAGCATCAACCGCTGCTTTTGCCTCTGTTACCGCTTTTTCTGCTTGGATGGAAGGCGTGGTGTTAATATCTAAAGAGTCTAATTTCGTATCGAAGTTTCCATTAACGGTCGTAATTTCATTCTTTTCGTTAAAATGCACATTCAATTCATTCCGATCGACCGGAACGCCATTTTTCGTTTGTTGCAGACGAACGTGTGTCATCCCAAGGTCATCCGTTGTTGCTCTTACTTCTTTCAGGTCCTTCTCAGGGTTGTTCATGTGGAAAAAGTCCTTATGTTTGCCAAGGAACTTCTTCGCATTTTTCGCATCTGCCTTTGCCTGCTTTTCTGATAGAATACCAGCAACAAACGAAGGTGGCCCTTGTTTGCCTTCGGTATCAACAACTCTCACTTTTCCTTTACTTTTGAATTCCTGTAGCGAGCTCGCCGCATTCGACGATGGTCCACCGGAGAAAAGACCGGCGAAGATAAGGAATACTACTGCAGCTAAAATAAAAATCTTTTTCAAATAAACCCATCCCCTCAAAATATTTAGTGTTACGAAAATATCGAGTTACGATATTTCGACAAGTTTATCGTAATGGAAGGTTGAGATTTGGTAAACAGACTATTCAGACTATTTTTAAGGTCGGGGGAACTTGAATGTAGGCAAATCGATAGGATGTGACAGAATTTGCTATGACTTAAGATACGGTAACGTGTTAAAGTGGCTAGGATAATTACCCTGTTTTTTAGAGTGGGGAGTGTTAAATGACTAGTAAATATTTGGTTAAATGATAGTTTAGGAGTATAGACAGTGGCAGAAAGATGTATATAATAGGAAAATATTACTTGGATTTCTATTTTATGAGGGGGAGAGTTTAGGGGTATGAAGAATTTTTTAGAGACAGAGAGATTATTGTTACGCAGATTAATTAGAGTTGGAGGACACCATTATATATAGTTTGGCACGAACTTGGGTGGTTTTGGCACGAACTCGGCGCATTTCCGCACGAACTCTGGTGGTTTTGGCACGAACTTTGTGGATTTCCGCACCAACTCAGCGAAATACAGCAAAATTGTCGCTGAATATCTATTCATTTCATTAAAAAAAGCGACAGTACCCATGCTCTCTGTCGCTTTCTCCTTATTAATCTATACTCCAGCCACCAAAACCTCTACCCCGGCAGACTTTAAGGCATTGATTTTCTCCTTATCGGTCTCCGAATCCGTTATCACGACATCCAATTTTCCAACAGGGTACATACCGGCAAACATCTCCTGGCCGATCTTTGTGTGCTCAAACATGGCGACCAGTTTCTTGGAATTTTCATAAACTGTCTTATGAAAAACAGCAACTTCCGGCGTTGCAGTACTCAAGCCTTTTACAGAGAGAGCCCCTGCCGTCGCAAAGCATAAATCTACTGTGAACTGTCGCGCAAATTCATTGGCCAATGCATCTGTGATGTTACCTGAACTTTTCACATTCCCGCCAATCAAAAAGGTGGAGATGTTTTCAGACCCACGTAGGGAATAAGCGATTTCAAGTGAGTTGGTCAGCACCGTGAATGGAATGTCCTTTGGTAAATATTTGAGCAGTACATAATGAATGGACGCCCCACCGATAAAAACTGTTTGGTTTGCTTTTACGTAGCCTGCAGCCATTTTTGCTATGGCATTCTGGTGTTCGGTGCCGTCACCAAAGCGCTCTGCTGGTGGGCGTGGCATGGTGCGAACGGATGCAACTGGGATTGCGCCACCATGAGTTCTTTTCAATAACCCGTGTTCTTCCATGATAGAAAGGTCTCGGCGAATGGAATCGATGGACATATTGAATTGATCAGCCAAATCTTTCGCGAGCACTCTCCCGTCCTGTTCTAAAACCTTCAAGATTTCTCCCCGTCTTTCATCTGTAAACAAGAACATCACCCCAATGTCTAATTTCAACTTCGTTTCCTATTATTTCATGTTTATTCCTGTTTAGTCAATGTTATATTTCGTGTTTCTGCTTTTTTATTCTGTTTTACTGTTTATAAAAGGATAAAACATGCAAAGAGTCGAAAAGTGTAGAATGCGTATTTTAAAGAAAAGGTGATAAAGATGTACAAAATTCCAGAGAGTGTACAAAAGGTTTTAGTCCCTTTTATAGATAAATGCAATAAAGAATTACCAGGATTGCTAGAAGGAATGTACCTTCACGGATCCATTGCGATAGATGCTTATCTGGAAGGACAAAGTGACATTGATTTTGTTGCGGTGACAAGCCGGAAGCTGACAACTAAAGATGCAACTATTTTAAAGGAAATTCATTTGAACCTTGCAGAAACATGCAAAAAGCCGCAGTTGGATGGTATATACGTGCAATCGTCCAACTTAGCGGCAGAGGGCTATTTTTATAATGAAGGGACCTTTGGTAAAGCGGTACACGATATTCCGGTTACATGGTGGTTGCTCAAGAACAAGGGTGTAACAATCTTTGGGCCCGCCGCTAGCGAACTTCCCCTGGACGTAACAACGGAAGACCTCACAACCTATGTACGAAAAAACATGAATGACTACTGGGCAACAAGGACTTCTGCCATGGAACAGAAAAAAGAGCAGTTAATGACATATCCGATCGAGCATATTGAAACCGAAATGGAATGGACAGTCCTCGGGTTGCTGCGCCAATTTTACACATTGAGGAAGCAAGATATCATCTCCAAATTAGCAGCAGGGGAGTACGGACTGCGTGAACTTGAACCGAAATGGCATGGGCTTATTCAAGAGGCAATCAACATTTGGCAAGGAAATCCAGAAAGAAACTTTACGAAAAATGAAGAGAGAGTACATGCCACGATCGAATTTGCTAAAGAACTAATTAGATCTTGTAGTTCAAATGAAACTACTAAGAGTCAGGTGAAACTAGAAGCCTATCAACCAGAACACTTAGAAGAACTTATAGAATATAAGCTTACGGAAAGTCAGTTGGAATTCACTTCACATCCCAAAGAGGCCTTACTAGCATGCGAAACGGATAAGGGGAGGCGTCCCATCGTTATTATAGAGAATGGGCAGCCTGCAGGTTTTTTTGTTTTATATCAGGGGGAGGAGCTTACTAAATATACAGACAACCCAAATGCGATTCTTTTGCGGGCATATTCAGTTGCGCTTCCTTTTCAAGGAAAGGGTATTGCGCGGAGATCGCTTGAATTGCTGCCTGGCTTTGTCCTAAAGAATTTTCCTAGAGTGGATGAGGTTGTACTTGCGGTGAACCTAAGAAACGAAGCTGCGCAAAGAGTGTACTTGAGGGCGGGGTTCAAAGACAGTGGAAGAAGGGTGATGGGGCGGATGGGAGAACAGTATGTGTACCGACTCAAGGTGGAAGGAGAATGACTATGGATTATCAAACGGCCTTAGACAAGTACATCCAAGCAACAAACACTCACAACTTCGATAATGTAGAAAAAATGCTCCACGACGATGCGGTCTTTTGGTTCACCAATAAAACTTGCAGGACTATGGAAGAAATCCGCGCCTTTTTTGAAAACGCTTGGGACACCATCAAAGAGGAAGTTTATTCGGCAAAGGACGTGCAGTGGATTGCGGTAGATGAGCACACCGCCACTTGCCTCTATACTTTTCATTATGAGGGACATATGAACGGGGAGTTCATCTCGGGAAGTGGACGTGCGACCAATGTTTTTGTAAAAGAAAAGGGAGAATGGAAGTTGATTCATGAGCATTTGAGCCGATAAAAAGAAAAATGGTTTTTAAAAGGGGAAGGTTATGAACTGCAAAATAGTATTTTTCGATATTGACGGCACCCTCACGCATCACGAGGACGGCAGTATTTCTGTGAGAACAAAAGCGGCCATCCAAGCGTTAAAAGATAAAGGAATTATCGTGGTGGCTGCAACGGGCCGCCCGCTATCGATGTGCAAGGAGATTCGGGAGCTCGGGATTGATACATTCATCACAGCTAATGGAGGCTATGCCAAACATCTAGAAGAGGTCATTCACAAAATTCCGCTGGATAAAAAGGTGATGGAAGAAGTGGTTCAGTTTGCTTCGGAGCAGAAACACGGACTTTCTTTTTATACAGAAGGCTTTCATATGAACGAAGTGGAGGATCCGAGGATCGCACAAGCGTTGAAAGAAACACTTGGGGTACTTGGTTTAGAGGACTTTTCGGTGATGGACCATACTAAAGAGCAGGAAGTCTATCTCATGTGTCTGTTTGCAGCAGAGGATATGATAGAGCCGTATATGGAGAGATTCCCGCACCTGACTTTCAGAAGGTGGCACCCATACATCTTAAATGTCCTGCAAGAGGATGTGTCCAAATCGGTCGCCATTATGAAACTGTTAAACTACTTTGGCATCGACAAGTCCGAGGCGGTTGCATTTGGGGACGGGGAGAATGACATCGACATGCTTGAGCTTGTTGGCTATGGCGTTGCGATGGGGAACGGCAGCGACAGGTTGAAGTCAGTCGCTGATTTTGTCACAAGAAGTTCCAGTGAAGATGGCATTGATTATGCATTAAGAAAACTACAAATCATTTAGGAGGAACCCAACATGTTCATACATAAAATTGATGAGGAACTATCTTTGAAACTAGCAGAAGAAAAAGATGCGGAGCGACTATTTGAGCTGACCGACAACTCCAGGGACTATTTGCGCGAGTGGTTGCCTTGGCTGGACTTCACAAAGAAGGTGGAGGACTCCAGGAATTTTATATAAGGTACGAGACAAGGGTATGCGGAAAATAAATCTATGACCACGATGATCCTCTATAAAGGCGAAATCGTTGGTGTTGGAGGTTATAACACACTCGATTGGACCAATAAAGTGGTAACAATCGGATACTGGCTGGATAAGGATTATCAAGGGAACGGCATCATGACGAGGGTGGCGGAGGCTTTGACGGACTATGCCATCATGGAGCTTGGCATGAACCGTGTTGATATTCGTGCGGCTGTGGAAAATGTGAAGAGCAGATCGATTCCGGAAAGGCTCGGATTTACGTTGGAAGGGAAGGTCCGTCAAGCGGAATGGCTGTATGACCGTCATGTCGATCATGCGGTGTACGGAATGCTTGCAGAAGATTGGAAAAAAAGAAAAGCTGGAGGAATGTAAGCTGAAACGAAAATATTTGTGGTGGGGTGCAGGCGTAATCGTCCTAGCCCTGCTCCTGTCATTTGTCTTTTGGGGGGCGCCTTGGGGCATTTGGACGAACAAGCAGTCATTTGAAGTGTATTTGGAAGAAAAGTATGAGAAGGATTTTGTAATAGAGGATATCTCGTTTGATTTTTTTAACACAAGAAAGTATCACGCGTATGCCTATGCAAAAGAGGAACCGGAACTCTTGTTTTATGTGGGGCAGAATCGGTATACAGGCAAAACGGAAGATGGATTTTTGAAGCAAAGGAAGAAGTTGGCCCAATTGTAGAAGAATATTATCCAGATCACTCTAACTATGGGGTTAATTTGATTTTTCCTGAAACAGAACCAAAAGATTTTATTAGGGCTGATTACAAAAAGCATGCAACAGTTGAAGTGGGAGTCTCCATGGATAATATCCGAGTGAACAGCGCGAACAGTAAGACGGAAATAGAGCGGGCATTCTTTCTTTTACAAGAAATAAAAGAAAAAGAAATACAGCTTCATCACTTTGGTATTAGCTATGAGAACAGGACGCTTCAGCTGCAAAAAGAAGACATTCAATCCATTGAAACGATAAAAGATATGGAAGTTTTTTTAAGCGAATACAATAGATAGCAGAGAGGCGGTGGGGATGATGTATTTTGGAATGGAC
Proteins encoded in this region:
- the egtD gene encoding L-histidine N(alpha)-methyltransferase — its product is MRLLENNIQSYDFYIEKENMRAEIVKGLSAPVKTISSKFLYDHRGSELFEMITELEEYYPTRTEMKIFNEKIQEITVAVGNVHTLIEYGSGSSNKIKALLHNFASLKEYVPIDISRDFLFQSSLELAMQFPHITIKAVCGDYTAPLTLPLEANGKKVIFFPGSTIGNFEPVEVRNFLMKSAKLLDEGDGFLIGVDTKKDTEILERAYDDAKGVTAAFNLNLLTRLNRELGGNFNEEQFEHLAYYNEEKGRIEMHLESQRNQLVTIGDHEFSFLEGETIHTENSYKYSIGQFQTMALECGFRPSKVWTDDEEKFSVHYLEK
- a CDS encoding M4 family metallopeptidase, yielding MKKIFILAAVVFLIFAGLFSGGPSSNAASSLQEFKSKGKVRVVDTEGKQGPPSFVAGILSEKQAKADAKNAKKFLGKHKDFFHMNNPEKDLKEVRATTDDLGMTHVRLQQTKNGVPVDRNELNVHFNEKNEITTVNGNFDTKLDSLDINTTPSIQAEKAVTEAKAAVDAPAEVPVESSELVIYPLEKDYHLAYRVNLEFFEGEAGNWYVYVDAHNGKVLDRYNAMTGFGFFEDIIGTNNVEGSSALKVEQGPNPKAVENAGKLKPARGSGLGTTGLTKLLNLSHGNVPGSGQGTQFFLADYTTPDMDGIFTYNMKNTSNQMWLYSNKSAAWKDVEYTGDSSTWETVGQGPAVDAHSNSRIVYDYFLNEHGRNSLDGNGMAINSRVHYWKEYNNAFWSNGIAMMTYGDGDGQQFIPLAALDVTAHEMVHGITHYNGGLRYRFETGAINEAYSDTFAALVDDSNWDVGEDIMGEEWLANGRTALRSNEDPGKFPTGAVYWPYSIDGEGRYPAHMDEYYYLPANMDNGGVHINCTILQHSAYLVAEEYGMGRTVVADTWYRAYDYLHYDASFAEFREAILQSAIDLYGEGSDEYNAFLSAFDDIGLYEGWSVNDNPRAPQF
- a CDS encoding DeoR/GlpR family DNA-binding transcription regulator; its protein translation is MFTDERRGEILKVLEQDGRVLAKDLADQFNMSIDSIRRDLSIMEEHGLLKRTHGGAIPVASVRTMPRPPAERFGDGTEHQNAIAKMAAGYVKANQTVFIGGASIHYVLLKYLPKDIPFTVLTNSLEIAYSLRGSENISTFLIGGNVKSSGNITDALANEFARQFTVDLCFATAGALSVKGLSTATPEVAVFHKTVYENSKKLVAMFEHTKIGQEMFAGMYPVGKLDVVITDSETDKEKINALKSAGVEVLVAGV
- a CDS encoding GNAT family N-acetyltransferase gives rise to the protein MYKIPESVQKVLVPFIDKCNKELPGLLEGMYLHGSIAIDAYLEGQSDIDFVAVTSRKLTTKDATILKEIHLNLAETCKKPQLDGIYVQSSNLAAEGYFYNEGTFGKAVHDIPVTWWLLKNKGVTIFGPAASELPLDVTTEDLTTYVRKNMNDYWATRTSAMEQKKEQLMTYPIEHIETEMEWTVLGLLRQFYTLRKQDIISKLAAGEYGLRELEPKWHGLIQEAINIWQGNPERNFTKNEERVHATIEFAKELIRSCSSNETTKSQVKLEAYQPEHLEELIEYKLTESQLEFTSHPKEALLACETDKGRRPIVIIENGQPAGFFVLYQGEELTKYTDNPNAILLRAYSVALPFQGKGIARRSLELLPGFVLKNFPRVDEVVLAVNLRNEAAQRVYLRAGFKDSGRRVMGRMGEQYVYRLKVEGE
- a CDS encoding YybH family protein; this encodes MDYQTALDKYIQATNTHNFDNVEKMLHDDAVFWFTNKTCRTMEEIRAFFENAWDTIKEEVYSAKDVQWIAVDEHTATCLYTFHYEGHMNGEFISGSGRATNVFVKEKGEWKLIHEHLSR
- a CDS encoding Cof-type HAD-IIB family hydrolase gives rise to the protein MNCKIVFFDIDGTLTHHEDGSISVRTKAAIQALKDKGIIVVAATGRPLSMCKEIRELGIDTFITANGGYAKHLEEVIHKIPLDKKVMEEVVQFASEQKHGLSFYTEGFHMNEVEDPRIAQALKETLGVLGLEDFSVMDHTKEQEVYLMCLFAAEDMIEPYMERFPHLTFRRWHPYILNVLQEDVSKSVAIMKLLNYFGIDKSEAVAFGDGENDIDMLELVGYGVAMGNGSDRLKSVADFVTRSSSEDGIDYALRKLQII